In one window of Dokdonia sp. PRO95 DNA:
- a CDS encoding membrane protein, with protein sequence MKQSRTNKYLVSAVLLGMIFHGTAMFFTVERTYDALIHLFFANHYATNWFEPWSYSWYTGFTVMGYPPLVHQTIGALSYIGGLKFGMFTVALTGVVLFITGVYRFTMVLIPNKKVAGYAAVLAVFSSSFVETLHIFGQLPSIIGISVLMHCLPEIYLWVKTARKRHLFKALALLSVTVTSHHVTPIFGMVFFIFPLLGMVVMDAAREKVNSTKEVTVIAFAKAVWTHLRRIIIFGGCSLFLIITCILPYWVNTKNNPITQVPIPHGSRDSFLEVLSSGLVFFVIPWGLLMFLLPYFFYRYYSKRLLFFGISFTLLFILGTGGTTPIPLAMLGENAFNILTLDRFTLWASIMALPVFGEFCYRFVEGDYKDYLQEKWGTLVHRASGAFLSLLFIFIAIFTITLGKFRPSQPDVIKMTPIVNFLNEDEHYKWRYLPLGFGDQMAWLSAQTKATTVDGDYHSARRLPELTTRAVERLENSKYRGIEGIGSLQQFLTVPEKYHLKYVFSNDKFYDPLLYFAGWHRLSLLENGIMVWEKAGIAPLPSVLPREDAPLVLKLMWGIIPFSTVILAILLHLGALWTRSFNRKNELPLYFAFAAKYKRAPSLLYWASILWTIVLLIIIAYAGYLFYVKNTTQLSARNVVTAYYDAVDFKEFERAHSYLDPESDKKLSQFMLEISVSDGLLSSYAKLDSLHIDITPKTDTTAQGIVDATWITPLKEIQTQDELELIKKKSKWYIIPQKVDPDIPPEQLLIQSGTRYYNHGKRAVTSEQTFHEDVLKQPVVEVLSARLVQLDTTYAIVGEIQNVDNIPADISVTGALYNEENEELARFNAKDVVKHKLLPKETTLYRINFEGIAWASALEEKPTTYEPDTFTEVDLTDIPVNFEVQVSANVATTDLYQAADLFNVTQKDTTLNGFLFNTSIEEATIPQLLIGYYNEDKELLWVESRYIDESVRQQRKRPFSEVLYTDALPKEVASGLATASVNGLPNQSISDKVVPQRNDAGTNRTFIPVAGMPYAYITIITNNYVGNPK encoded by the coding sequence ATGAAACAGTCTAGAACTAACAAATATTTAGTAAGTGCCGTACTCCTCGGAATGATTTTCCACGGGACGGCTATGTTTTTTACTGTAGAGCGCACTTATGACGCTCTTATACACCTGTTTTTTGCAAATCACTATGCGACTAACTGGTTTGAGCCTTGGAGTTATAGCTGGTATACTGGCTTTACAGTAATGGGATACCCACCACTAGTGCATCAAACTATAGGAGCACTCTCTTATATAGGTGGTCTTAAATTTGGGATGTTTACTGTCGCCCTCACGGGAGTCGTACTATTTATTACTGGAGTGTATCGCTTTACGATGGTGCTTATACCTAATAAAAAGGTCGCTGGTTATGCTGCGGTGCTAGCCGTATTTAGTTCTTCCTTTGTAGAAACGCTCCATATATTTGGGCAACTTCCTAGCATTATAGGTATCTCTGTATTAATGCATTGCCTGCCGGAGATATATCTCTGGGTAAAAACTGCGCGTAAACGACACCTCTTTAAAGCACTGGCATTACTCTCGGTAACGGTTACTTCACATCACGTGACTCCTATCTTTGGTATGGTTTTCTTCATATTCCCACTGTTAGGAATGGTGGTAATGGATGCTGCGAGAGAAAAGGTTAATAGTACAAAGGAGGTGACTGTTATCGCTTTCGCGAAAGCGGTATGGACCCACCTAAGACGCATCATCATATTTGGAGGATGTTCCTTGTTTCTTATCATCACGTGCATCTTACCGTACTGGGTAAATACTAAAAATAATCCGATCACGCAGGTGCCTATACCGCACGGGTCGCGTGACAGCTTTCTTGAAGTACTCTCTTCTGGACTGGTGTTTTTTGTGATCCCTTGGGGACTTTTAATGTTCTTGCTTCCTTATTTCTTTTATAGATATTATAGCAAGCGCCTTCTATTTTTTGGCATCTCATTTACCTTACTTTTTATTTTGGGTACTGGGGGTACTACACCTATTCCGCTGGCAATGCTAGGCGAAAATGCCTTTAATATCCTTACACTAGACCGCTTTACATTATGGGCATCTATAATGGCACTGCCGGTTTTTGGCGAATTTTGTTACCGCTTTGTAGAGGGAGATTATAAGGATTACTTGCAAGAAAAATGGGGAACGCTGGTGCATAGAGCATCTGGAGCATTTTTATCGCTACTATTTATTTTTATTGCCATTTTTACAATTACCCTAGGAAAATTTAGACCGAGCCAGCCAGATGTAATTAAGATGACGCCTATTGTAAACTTCTTAAATGAAGATGAGCATTATAAATGGCGATACTTACCACTAGGTTTTGGAGACCAGATGGCGTGGCTCTCTGCACAAACTAAGGCAACCACGGTAGATGGAGATTACCACTCTGCTAGAAGGCTGCCAGAGCTTACCACACGAGCGGTAGAGCGTCTCGAAAACTCAAAATATAGAGGTATAGAAGGAATAGGCTCGCTACAGCAGTTTCTTACGGTACCAGAAAAGTATCATTTAAAATATGTGTTTTCTAATGATAAATTTTATGACCCACTACTCTACTTTGCTGGCTGGCACAGATTGAGCTTACTAGAAAACGGTATTATGGTTTGGGAAAAAGCAGGTATTGCTCCCTTACCTAGTGTGCTGCCTAGAGAAGATGCACCGCTAGTTTTAAAACTTATGTGGGGCATCATTCCATTCTCAACAGTAATACTCGCAATACTATTGCATCTAGGTGCCTTATGGACGCGATCTTTTAATAGAAAAAATGAGCTTCCCTTATATTTTGCATTTGCTGCAAAATACAAGCGAGCGCCCTCCTTATTATATTGGGCTTCTATATTATGGACGATTGTTTTACTCATTATTATAGCCTATGCAGGATATCTATTTTATGTAAAAAACACCACACAACTCTCTGCAAGAAATGTGGTCACGGCCTATTATGATGCTGTAGATTTTAAAGAATTTGAGCGTGCGCACTCTTATCTTGATCCAGAGAGTGATAAAAAACTCTCACAGTTTATGCTTGAGATATCGGTCTCAGATGGCCTGTTAAGTTCATATGCAAAGCTAGATAGCTTGCACATAGATATAACACCTAAGACAGACACAACTGCACAAGGTATTGTAGATGCCACCTGGATTACACCACTCAAGGAGATACAAACTCAAGATGAGCTAGAGCTCATTAAAAAGAAGAGCAAATGGTACATTATACCTCAAAAGGTAGATCCAGACATCCCACCAGAGCAATTACTCATACAAAGTGGCACTAGATATTATAATCACGGTAAGCGTGCCGTCACCTCAGAGCAAACCTTTCACGAAGATGTACTTAAACAACCCGTTGTAGAGGTACTCTCTGCAAGACTGGTACAGCTAGACACAACCTATGCTATTGTAGGCGAAATACAGAATGTAGATAATATCCCTGCAGATATCTCTGTGACAGGAGCTTTGTATAATGAAGAAAATGAGGAGCTGGCAAGATTTAATGCAAAAGATGTAGTAAAGCATAAACTACTGCCTAAGGAAACAACGCTATATCGTATAAACTTTGAGGGTATTGCTTGGGCATCTGCGCTAGAAGAAAAGCCCACTACCTACGAGCCAGATACATTTACAGAGGTAGATCTTACAGACATCCCAGTAAACTTTGAGGTACAAGTAAGTGCAAACGTAGCAACTACAGATCTTTACCAAGCTGCAGACCTTTTTAATGTCACACAAAAAGACACAACCTTAAATGGTTTTCTCTTTAATACAAGTATAGAAGAAGCGACCATACCACAACTACTCATAGGCTACTATAATGAAGACAAGGAGTTGCTATGGGTAGAAAGCAGATATATAGATGAGAGTGTGCGCCAGCAACGCAAACGCCCTTTTTCTGAAGTACTTTATACAGATGCATTACCTAAAGAGGTTGCGTCTGGACTAGCTACGGCCTCTGTAAATGGACTACCTAACCAGAGTATCTCTGATAAGGTGGTGCCTCAACGGAATGATGCTGGGACTAACCGTACGTTTATACCTGTAGCAGGTATGCCGTATGCATATATCACCATCATCACAAATAACTATGTAGGTAATCCAAAATAA
- a CDS encoding LytTR family DNA-binding domain-containing protein — protein MKKLRCIIVDDEELARTLLTTYVAKVAHMELLASFENPLHALSYLKENEVDLVFMDIQMPELKGTDFAELIINDNIKVIFTTAYSEYALKGFELNALDYLAKPITFKRFVAAINKFPVVSKEVNTSLVIKSGYDLHKVLFQDILYIESDSEYVNYHFEDGKKIMANQSLRKLLNELPSQFIRVHRSYIVNKNKVTSLKGRSLMLSTAEIPVSDSYFETVKNTVFNN, from the coding sequence ATGAAGAAATTGAGATGTATCATCGTAGACGATGAGGAACTAGCAAGAACACTACTCACGACTTACGTCGCTAAGGTTGCCCATATGGAACTACTGGCTTCTTTTGAAAATCCATTACATGCATTATCATATCTCAAGGAAAATGAGGTAGACCTAGTGTTTATGGATATACAGATGCCAGAACTTAAAGGAACCGATTTTGCCGAACTTATCATAAACGATAATATAAAAGTAATATTTACTACTGCATACTCAGAATATGCTCTCAAAGGATTTGAGCTTAATGCACTAGATTATCTAGCTAAACCCATCACTTTTAAACGTTTTGTAGCAGCAATCAACAAGTTTCCTGTGGTAAGCAAGGAAGTAAATACCTCGCTAGTAATAAAATCTGGTTATGACTTGCATAAAGTACTTTTTCAAGACATTCTATACATAGAAAGCGATAGTGAGTATGTAAATTATCACTTTGAAGATGGTAAGAAGATTATGGCAAACCAATCTTTGCGTAAATTATTAAATGAATTGCCTTCTCAATTTATAAGAGTGCATAGGTCATATATTGTAAATAAGAACAAAGTCACTAGTCTTAAAGGTAGGTCTCTTATGCTTTCTACTGCAGAGATTCCTGTAAGTGATAGTTATTTTGAAACAGTAAAGAATACTGTTTTTAATAATTAA
- a CDS encoding type I phosphomannose isomerase catalytic subunit — MNIYPIKFEPILQEKIWGGSKLQSVLNKKCTSDTTGESWEISGVEGNISQVANGLYEGESLVSLLENHTSEFVGAANYERFGNEFPLLIKFLDAKTNLSVQVHPDDEMAQRDHNSYGKTEMWYIMDHEEEAEIILGLKDKNANTEILRDVTGDNVYDVFNKEKVTRGDAYFIPAGKIHAIGAGVLAAEIQQTSDITYRVYDWDRTDKEGQKRDLHLDQSVAATKEFTEECKKECKVNSNTSSNVVACDYFTTNVLRVNKTFEKSYANLDSFVILMCVEGCASVTVNNKTEIVFKGETILLPANSKEAFFFAKDAQFLEVYID; from the coding sequence ATGAACATCTATCCTATAAAATTTGAGCCTATCCTTCAAGAAAAAATCTGGGGAGGATCTAAACTACAATCGGTACTTAATAAGAAATGTACTAGTGATACGACTGGTGAGAGCTGGGAAATATCTGGAGTAGAAGGAAATATATCACAGGTAGCAAACGGATTATACGAGGGAGAATCACTGGTTTCTCTTTTAGAAAACCACACCAGTGAGTTTGTAGGAGCTGCAAATTATGAACGATTTGGAAATGAGTTTCCGTTGCTTATAAAGTTTCTAGATGCAAAGACAAATCTTTCTGTACAAGTACACCCAGATGATGAGATGGCACAAAGAGATCATAACTCATACGGTAAAACCGAAATGTGGTATATCATGGACCATGAAGAAGAAGCAGAAATTATATTAGGTCTTAAAGATAAAAACGCAAATACAGAAATCTTACGTGATGTGACAGGAGATAATGTATATGACGTATTTAATAAAGAAAAAGTAACAAGAGGTGATGCATATTTTATTCCTGCAGGAAAGATACACGCCATAGGAGCAGGTGTACTGGCAGCAGAGATACAGCAAACCTCAGATATCACCTATAGAGTATATGACTGGGATCGCACAGATAAGGAAGGTCAAAAAAGAGATTTACACCTTGACCAGTCTGTTGCAGCTACTAAGGAGTTTACTGAAGAATGTAAGAAAGAATGTAAAGTAAATAGTAATACCTCGTCAAATGTTGTTGCCTGTGATTACTTTACCACAAATGTGCTACGAGTAAATAAAACTTTTGAGAAATCTTATGCAAACCTTGACTCTTTTGTAATCCTTATGTGCGTTGAGGGTTGTGCCTCAGTAACCGTAAATAATAAGACAGAGATTGTATTTAAAGGTGAAACCATCTTACTTCCAGCAAATTCTAAAGAAGCTTTTTTCTTTGCAAAGGATGCTCAATTTCTAGAAGTATATATTGATTAA
- a CDS encoding histidine kinase, giving the protein MSLNQRNTSQFILDTIPTFLFQIGAIIFATYYLIPRFLFTKKYLYFLAISVPLLLIFAYLSSLFINPINPEDIRPMGPRRPSPVLLHFLAIALAFIFNILIETFIYVQEKEKMIAFAKAELLENELKMLKMQINPHFLFNALNNIYALSVTNSDKTQESISTLSEMLRYVIYDCERPKVTLQKEVEYIENYIALFKLKSSKPFNISFENNVINAGMFVAPMLFIPYIENAFKHSGIEKGQERFINIALTTSDNQIEFIVENSIPETPQHIDGVGGIGLQNVEKRLNIYYPGKHSLHIETTPNYNVHLKVTVQ; this is encoded by the coding sequence ATGAGTCTTAATCAAAGAAATACTAGTCAGTTTATTCTTGATACAATACCTACATTTCTATTTCAAATAGGTGCGATAATCTTTGCTACTTATTATCTAATACCACGTTTTCTTTTTACTAAGAAATACCTCTATTTTTTGGCAATCTCCGTTCCTTTATTATTAATTTTTGCCTATTTATCTTCTCTTTTTATTAATCCTATAAACCCTGAAGATATAAGGCCTATGGGTCCAAGAAGGCCTTCGCCAGTACTGTTACATTTTCTAGCAATCGCCTTGGCATTTATATTTAATATTCTCATTGAAACCTTTATTTACGTACAAGAAAAGGAGAAGATGATCGCTTTCGCGAAAGCGGAATTATTAGAAAATGAGCTTAAAATGCTTAAGATGCAGATCAACCCACATTTTCTATTTAATGCGCTTAATAATATTTATGCACTCTCTGTAACAAACTCAGATAAAACCCAAGAAAGTATAAGTACGCTTTCTGAAATGCTGCGATATGTCATTTATGATTGTGAGCGACCGAAGGTAACTTTACAGAAAGAGGTGGAGTATATTGAAAATTACATTGCTCTTTTTAAGTTGAAAAGCAGCAAACCTTTTAATATTTCGTTTGAAAATAATGTGATTAATGCGGGAATGTTTGTAGCTCCTATGTTATTTATACCTTACATCGAGAATGCTTTTAAACACAGTGGTATAGAAAAAGGACAGGAGCGATTCATTAATATTGCTCTTACTACAAGTGATAACCAGATTGAATTCATAGTAGAAAATAGTATTCCAGAAACGCCACAGCATATCGATGGAGTAGGAGGAATAGGATTGCAAAATGTAGAAAAAAGATTAAACATCTATTACCCAGGGAAGCACTCACTACATATTGAGACAACTCCAAATTATAATGTACACCTTAAAGTAACCGTACAATGA
- a CDS encoding YHYH protein: protein MSYFSKLPLIGLFISSMILIGCNSCSNDDNATQTGETTDTDGVVIDVDASLFYTSDNSVTITTVPCTLSNGVTTDCYELVVTSTPADHNMGPWCPDNIADDAEAGGIWLENGQVYDVDGAFIENMASFYNDTTWLMYDDNGDIYTTDSLEDCANAANPNVGEEYENFCVECLPSYVADLTRTYLIPVTPQRVSSSINFGGGGPMGGNGPSQRGVAFNGVVFDAPAPTDAILGAYTLAPFDDAGGHINLNAGYHYHAATGVTTQLAQEDGHAAMIGYAIDGHGLYAQLNSDGNEPSDLDACRGHEDDVRGYHYHVDAAGANNFINCLNGAYAN, encoded by the coding sequence ATGTCATACTTCTCAAAATTACCACTCATAGGATTATTTATATCCTCAATGATATTAATAGGATGCAACTCTTGCTCAAACGATGATAATGCAACTCAAACAGGAGAAACTACAGATACAGATGGTGTCGTAATAGATGTAGATGCATCACTCTTTTATACTAGTGACAATTCTGTTACTATTACTACGGTTCCTTGTACTTTATCTAACGGAGTAACTACAGATTGCTACGAACTTGTTGTTACAAGTACACCAGCAGATCACAATATGGGTCCATGGTGTCCAGATAATATTGCAGATGATGCTGAGGCAGGAGGAATCTGGCTAGAAAACGGTCAAGTATATGATGTAGATGGAGCATTTATTGAAAATATGGCTTCCTTTTACAATGACACTACATGGCTTATGTATGACGACAATGGTGATATTTATACAACAGACTCACTAGAAGACTGTGCAAATGCCGCAAACCCAAACGTGGGAGAAGAATATGAGAATTTTTGTGTAGAATGTTTGCCCTCTTATGTGGCAGACCTCACTAGAACGTACCTCATCCCTGTAACACCTCAACGAGTTTCTAGCTCCATTAATTTTGGTGGCGGAGGTCCTATGGGAGGAAACGGCCCATCACAGCGAGGTGTAGCTTTTAATGGAGTAGTTTTTGACGCACCAGCACCTACAGATGCAATACTAGGAGCATATACACTAGCACCATTTGATGATGCTGGAGGTCACATCAATCTTAACGCAGGTTATCACTATCATGCAGCTACAGGAGTTACTACCCAGCTAGCCCAAGAAGATGGACATGCTGCAATGATAGGCTATGCAATTGATGGGCATGGGCTATATGCACAACTTAATAGTGATGGTAACGAGCCTAGCGACCTAGATGCTTGTAGAGGTCATGAGGATGATGTGAGAGGATATCATTACCATGTAGATGCAGCTGGAGCAAATAACTTTATCAACTGTTTAAACGGAGCTTATGCAAACTAG
- a CDS encoding PepSY domain-containing protein, whose translation MKNKKINQWLWKWHVIAGLIATPFIILFAITGGIYLFKEKYEKSHKERITVVSPSNYRYSYEEQRKTADAILGKPHNAMIIPTSDSLATEFVSGRFGHKRSIFINPYTNTQTGMIAASDGIMYKVRKLHGELLIGTPGTLAVELIASWMVVLLITGIFIWWPARGFKLHGFFIPRWKQGKQVLLRDLHAIIAFWISGLLLLVLAGAFPWTNIVGKNFKTLQEITDTGFPISWHGIGIGKPSSDKTIALDLMVEKAATLPIEGIITLDFPKGPAGVYSVGNTYYQDLQKQQKFHFNQYTGEQLLSQQWSDVGILMRGRMWVMAFHQGQFGQWNWYLMLCVALLLIISSTAAILSYFSKKPKGKWIVPKTPKTFNPSIIVIGLIILLGILFPLFGLSVLVIMIIEKIRATRI comes from the coding sequence ATGAAAAACAAAAAAATTAATCAGTGGTTATGGAAATGGCATGTTATTGCCGGACTAATTGCTACTCCATTTATAATACTCTTTGCCATTACTGGAGGAATTTACTTATTTAAAGAGAAGTATGAAAAGTCACATAAAGAACGTATTACTGTTGTTTCCCCTAGTAATTATAGATATAGTTATGAAGAGCAACGTAAAACAGCAGATGCTATTTTAGGTAAACCTCATAATGCTATGATTATACCTACTAGTGATTCTTTGGCAACAGAATTTGTTTCTGGAAGATTTGGTCATAAAAGAAGTATTTTTATAAACCCTTATACCAATACACAAACCGGAATGATTGCCGCGAGTGATGGTATAATGTATAAGGTGCGTAAGTTACACGGAGAGTTACTTATAGGAACTCCAGGCACACTTGCCGTTGAACTTATTGCAAGCTGGATGGTAGTTCTTCTCATCACAGGTATTTTTATTTGGTGGCCTGCTCGTGGATTTAAATTACATGGTTTTTTTATCCCGAGATGGAAACAAGGAAAACAAGTATTATTGAGAGATTTACATGCTATTATAGCCTTTTGGATCTCAGGACTTTTACTGCTCGTACTGGCAGGTGCTTTTCCTTGGACAAATATTGTGGGGAAAAACTTCAAAACTCTTCAAGAAATTACAGATACAGGATTTCCTATCTCGTGGCATGGTATAGGTATTGGTAAGCCTTCAAGTGACAAAACAATAGCACTTGACCTTATGGTTGAAAAAGCTGCTACGCTTCCCATAGAAGGAATAATAACACTTGATTTCCCAAAAGGACCTGCGGGTGTTTACAGTGTGGGTAATACTTATTATCAAGACCTACAAAAGCAACAGAAATTTCATTTTAATCAATATACAGGTGAACAGCTTTTATCACAACAATGGAGTGATGTGGGAATATTAATGCGAGGTCGTATGTGGGTTATGGCTTTTCATCAAGGCCAATTTGGACAATGGAATTGGTATTTGATGCTTTGTGTGGCGCTTTTACTAATTATCTCAAGTACCGCAGCTATACTCTCCTATTTCTCTAAAAAACCTAAGGGGAAATGGATTGTACCTAAAACCCCTAAGACCTTTAACCCTTCTATAATTGTGATAGGACTTATAATTCTGTTAGGAATACTATTCCCCCTATTTGGACTTTCTGTTCTTGTAATAATGATTATAGAGAAAATAAGAGCAACTAGAATATAA
- a CDS encoding SCO family protein produces MKLLSQNKLMSLLLLLVLITITSCNQEVKKENVKVVETSRTEYLPYYNEKSFTPNWIVPGSQEEKDFHTIPDFTLTNQLGETITQKTFDNKIYVTDFFFTVCPGICPQMADNMFKVQEAFKDDPNVVLLSHSVMPTSDTVDVLKKYAEDNGVIDNKWHLVTGDKKDIYSLGRDFYFVENDLGEEKTIDDFLHTENFLLIDSNKHIRGIYNGLNRSSIAQLITDIKTLKLE; encoded by the coding sequence ATGAAGTTATTATCACAAAATAAACTAATGAGCCTCTTGTTACTTCTGGTACTTATCACTATCACTAGTTGTAATCAAGAAGTAAAGAAGGAAAACGTCAAAGTAGTAGAAACTAGTAGAACAGAGTATCTACCCTATTATAATGAGAAGTCATTTACACCTAACTGGATTGTACCAGGATCACAAGAGGAAAAAGACTTTCATACAATTCCTGATTTTACGCTTACTAATCAGCTAGGGGAAACTATTACTCAAAAAACATTTGATAATAAGATTTATGTAACAGACTTCTTTTTTACTGTGTGTCCAGGGATTTGCCCGCAAATGGCAGATAATATGTTCAAGGTGCAAGAAGCATTTAAAGACGACCCAAACGTAGTATTGCTATCTCACTCCGTGATGCCTACCTCAGACACTGTCGATGTATTAAAAAAGTATGCCGAAGACAATGGTGTTATAGATAATAAATGGCATCTCGTTACTGGAGATAAGAAGGATATATACTCACTAGGAAGAGACTTCTATTTTGTAGAAAATGACTTAGGAGAAGAAAAAACGATAGACGACTTCCTTCACACAGAAAATTTTCTCCTCATTGATAGTAATAAGCACATAAGAGGAATATATAATGGTTTAAATAGATCATCTATTGCTCAACTTATTACTGATATAAAGACGTTAAAACTCGAGTAA
- a CDS encoding YHYH protein yields the protein MKKNLMNKIVPLSVIVATTAFTILACNSDEGDVTTASNNDDEVALTELHQAYTAFDTEATTIYIDGSNVVIETTGLPNHETVYWGEGNSLYREEPDVAVTPSIMTSNNNATTITVDGTPNLTGSTVVTQLNTIGIAVSGASIFNDQEGNGALDQAAASLDWTGAHIGPGVYHYHLEPKAFTNDDDNLVGVLLDGVFLYGRKCDATGTYPTDLDASGGHTTTTQFTQGDEEYHYHIINELYSNTGSYIAFAGPYQGY from the coding sequence ATGAAAAAAAATCTAATGAACAAAATCGTCCCGCTATCTGTAATCGTAGCAACTACTGCTTTCACAATTCTAGCATGTAATAGTGATGAGGGAGATGTGACAACAGCATCAAATAATGATGACGAAGTTGCACTCACAGAGCTTCACCAGGCATACACTGCTTTTGATACAGAAGCAACTACCATTTACATTGATGGATCTAACGTAGTGATTGAGACTACTGGTTTACCTAACCACGAGACCGTATACTGGGGAGAAGGCAATTCCTTGTATAGAGAAGAGCCAGACGTTGCCGTGACGCCTTCTATTATGACTAGTAATAATAATGCAACAACTATTACTGTAGATGGTACGCCTAACCTAACTGGTAGCACTGTTGTGACTCAATTAAATACTATTGGTATTGCAGTGAGTGGTGCATCAATATTTAATGATCAAGAAGGAAACGGTGCGCTAGATCAAGCTGCAGCAAGTTTAGATTGGACAGGAGCTCACATAGGGCCTGGAGTATATCATTATCACCTAGAACCAAAAGCATTTACAAATGACGATGATAACCTTGTAGGTGTATTGCTAGACGGTGTTTTCCTTTATGGTAGAAAATGTGATGCTACAGGAACGTATCCTACAGATTTAGATGCATCTGGAGGTCACACGACTACCACACAATTTACACAAGGAGATGAGGAATATCACTACCACATTATTAATGAATTATATTCTAACACGGGCTCATACATTGCTTTTGCTGGACCTTACCAAGGATACTAA
- a CDS encoding dolichyl-phosphate beta-glucosyltransferase, translating into MKTGIIIPCYNEEKRLNTEAFVKFIKENRDYHLCFVNDGSKDKTLEVLYSMKEQAPNAISIVDVKKNSGKATAVRAGARFLYSKSTISTIGFMDADLSTDFRDFKDLVKTLKTEGKLVVFGSRNALGSGEIERNFMRNMFSKFVKQFILLILGLPIRDTQCGAKVFTRSIVPVVYDNAFTSRWLFDVEIFLRLKSYLGKENTMTNIFEQPLMRWVHVDDSKLGMKDALQIPMNLTQIWMNYAFQSNTAASAIPTEFALDTMSQEFSIAA; encoded by the coding sequence ATGAAAACTGGAATAATCATCCCTTGCTACAACGAAGAAAAGAGACTTAACACAGAAGCATTTGTAAAATTCATTAAAGAAAACCGCGATTACCACCTATGTTTTGTAAACGATGGAAGTAAAGATAAAACGCTAGAGGTTCTTTATAGTATGAAAGAACAAGCGCCTAATGCAATAAGCATTGTAGATGTAAAAAAGAACTCTGGTAAAGCAACCGCTGTAAGAGCAGGAGCTAGATTCTTATACAGCAAGTCTACTATCTCTACGATAGGATTTATGGATGCAGACCTTTCTACAGACTTCAGAGATTTTAAGGACCTCGTTAAAACTCTGAAGACTGAGGGAAAGCTCGTAGTTTTTGGTTCTAGAAACGCTTTAGGAAGCGGTGAGATAGAGCGTAACTTTATGAGAAATATGTTTTCAAAATTTGTGAAGCAGTTTATCTTATTAATCTTAGGATTACCTATAAGAGACACGCAGTGTGGAGCAAAAGTATTTACAAGAAGCATCGTGCCTGTAGTATATGACAATGCTTTTACTAGCAGATGGTTGTTTGATGTTGAGATCTTCTTACGTCTTAAGAGCTACCTAGGAAAAGAAAATACAATGACGAACATCTTTGAGCAGCCACTTATGAGATGGGTACACGTAGATGATTCTAAGTTAGGAATGAAAGACGCTTTACAAATCCCAATGAATCTTACACAAATCTGGATGAACTATGCTTTTCAAAGCAATACAGCAGCCAGCGCAATCCCTACAGAATTTGCACTAGACACTATGTCTCAAGAATTTTCTATAGCAGCATAA